One genomic window of Notamacropus eugenii isolate mMacEug1 chromosome 6, mMacEug1.pri_v2, whole genome shotgun sequence includes the following:
- the LOC140511939 gene encoding ATP synthase F(0) complex subunit C2, mitochondrial, with protein MYACTKLISAPALVRSSSQLLSRPLSAVVLKRPEVRTDENLSILAASGPLTSLVPRCGFQTSAVSRDVDTAAKFIGAGAATVGVAGSGAGIGTVFGSLIIGYARNPSLKQQLFSYAILGFALSEAMGLFCLMVAFLILFAM; from the coding sequence ATGTATGCCTGCACCAAGCTCATCTCTGCCCCTGCCCTTGTGAGGAGCAGCTCTCAGCTACTGAGTAGACCTTTATCTGCAGTGGTACTAAAACGGCCAGAGGTTCGGACAGATGAGAACCTCAGCATTTTGGCAGCATCAGGTCCTTTGACCTCACTTGTCCCCAGATGTGGATTCCAAACTAGCGCCGTCTCAAGGGACGTTGACACAGCAGCCAAGTTTATTGGAGCTGGGGCTGCCACTGTGGGGGTGGCTGGCTCTGGAGCTGGTATTGGGACGGTATTTGGAAGTCTCATCATTGGTTATGCCAGGAACCCCTCCTTGAAGCAGCAGCTCTTTTCCTACGCCATCCTGGGCTTTGCCTTGTCTGAGGCCATGGGGCTCTTTTGCCTGATGGTGGCCTTCCTCATCCTTTTCGCCATGTGA